The nucleotide sequence CCATATCCTGAACAACCTGTTCAAGTTCCACGCGGCCTGCTACAGCACGCATTCCACCATCGAGGCGGTCGCCGCGCTGCGGGCGGCGCACGGCATCGCGCCCGAGGCGGTATCGCGCATCGACGTGGTGGCCGGCGAGGGATGCTCGATCTGCAATATCCAGACACCCCGTGACGCCCTGCAAGCCAAGTTCAGCCTGCGCGCCACCGCTGCCTTCGCCATGCTGGGCATCGATACCGGCAGCCTGGGCAGCTGGGCCAGGGTGACCGAGCCGGCCGTTGCCGACATGCTGGCGCGCGTGCGCGTGTCGCTGGTGCCCGGCATGGGTTTGAGCGATTCCCGCGTCACCCTCGTGGCGCGGTCGGGGCAGGCGTTCAACATGGACTTCGACTGTGGCGAACCCATGGCCGACAAGGCCGCGCAATCTTCCCGGGTCGCCGGCAAGTTCCGCGCGGTCGCCGGCGAGTCGCTGGGACAGGAGCGGGCCGCCCGCATCCTGGGCGCCGCGGCCTCGCTGGAAGACCAGGACGATATACACGGGCTGATCGGCCTTTGCGGCGCCTGACCCGACGCCCGTGAAATCCCTAATGAACCGGCGATTGCACGCCGCCCGGCCTAGCGATTAGGATATTGGATCCAATTGATCCCGGACTCGCGCGCCGCGCGGGGCCGCCTGTGCAGGAAGCAGCCGGTGCTGAATATCAGGCAGTTGAATGTCCGCTTCGGTGGGCTGCGGGTGTTGAACGATGCCGCGTTCACGGTGCGCGGCCAGGCTATCACGGGATTGATCGGCCCCAACGGCGCGGGCAAGACCACGCTGTTCAATTGCGTCACGGGCCTGCTGCCGGCGGCGCGCGGCGCGGTCGAATTCCAGGAGCGCCAGATCCTGGGCTGGCGCGCCGACCGCATCGCCCGCGCGGGACTGATACGCACCTTCCAGCTGGCGCGCGGTTTTCCCCGCATGTCGGTGTTCGAGCACCTGATGCTTTACGGCAAGGACCAGCCCGGCGAAGGCCTGCTGGCCGCCTGCCTGGGCGGCGCCGCGGCGCGCCAGCGCGAACAGGCCCTGCGCGAACAGGCCTTCCAGGTCGCCCGCCGCCTGAAACTGGACCATGTGCTGGACCACCTGGCCGTGGACATTTCCGGTGGGCAGAAGAAGCTGCTGGAAATCGGCCGCGCCCTGATGGCCGAACCGCGCATGCTGCTGCTGGACGAGCCCATGGCGGGCGTGAATCCCACCTTGGCGCGCGAGATCGCCGGCCAGTTGGCGCGGCTGCGCGAGGACGGCCTGACGGTGCTGTTGATCGAGCATGACCTGGAGCTGGTGCGGCTGCTGTGCGACGACGTCGTGGTCATGGCCGAAGGCGCCTTTCTGACGCGCGGGCGCTACGACGACGTCATCGCCGACCCGCGGGTGCAGGAAGCCTACCTGGGCCGTCGCCATGCCGCGCTTGCCGCGGGCGCGGGCCGCCCGGTGGGCGCATCGACGGGTGGCCGCCTATCCGCGCCGGGGGCCGCATGAGCGGCCGCGCGGTGGCCGGCGCCGCACCCCTGGCGCGGGGCGCGCCGCTTTTACGCGTACGCGGCCTGGCCGGCGGCTATAGCCCGTCCGACCGCATCGTCAAGGGCGTGGACCTGGATATCGAGCCTGGCGAACTGGTCGTGGTCGTCGGCCCCAACGGCGCGGGCAAATCGACCTTGCTCAAGCTGATCGCCGGCCTGCACCACCTGGCGGACGGCGGCATCGAGCTCGAAGGACGCCGGCTCGCCACCCACACCCCGCTGGCGCGCGCCCGCGCCGGCATCGGCTTCGTGCCGCAGGAAAGCAATATCTTCGGCGCGATGACCGTGCGCGAGAACCTGGAGATGGGCGCCTATCTGCATGGCCGCGGCGAAGAGGCCCGCATAGAGGCCATGTACCAGCGCTTTCCCGTGTTGCGCGACAAACGCCGCGCGCCCGCCGGAACGCTGTCGGGCGGCCAGCGCCAGGTGGTCGCCATGGCCATGGCGCTGATGGGCGAGCCGCGCATGCTGCTGCTGGACGAGCCGTCCGCGGGCCTGTCGCCCGCGGCCTGCGAGGTCTTGTTCGACACGGTGCGCGAGCTGGCCGACGGCGGCCTGACCATCCTGATGATCGAACAGAACGCGCTGGCCGCGCTGGATATCGCCGATCGCGGCATCGTCATGGTCAGCGGCACCAAGCGCGCCGACCGCCCGGCCCGCGCGCTGGCCGAGGATCCCGAAACGCGCCGCATGTTCCTGGGCGGCGGCGCCGACGACCCGCCTGCCTGACGGCGCCGCGCGCCACATCGCCGGCCGCGCCGGTCCCTGTCATTCCCATACCTGCCATCGAGGATCACCGCCATGCCACACATCACGCAACGCCGCCGTTTCCTCAAGCTGGCTGCCGCCGGCGCCGCCCTGGGCGCGCAGCCCGCCATCCTGCGCGGCGCCTATGCGCAAAGCGGGGATCCCATCATGCTGGGCGCGCTCTCGCCGCTATCGGGCTCCGGCGCACAGTACGGGCCCCCCATGCAGCAGGCCATCGCCGCGGTCGTCGAAGAGGTCAACGCCGGCGGCGGCGTATTGGGCCGGCCGGTCAAACTGGTGCGCGAGGATTGCCAGACCAACCCGGAAGCGGCGGTACGCGCGGCGCGCAAGCTCATCGATGTGGACAAGGTGGTGGCGATCATCGGGGTGTGGTCGTCTCCCGTGACGCAGGCCGTTGCGCCGCTGTGCTGGGAAAGCAGGACGGTGATCGCCTGCGCCTCCGGCGCCGACAACCTGACCCACCTGCCGCACCAGGGCTACCTGTTCCGCACGCAGCCGACCACCACGCTGCAGGGCCGCAAGTTCGGCGAGTTCGCGCTGGAGCAGGGCGCGCGCAAAGTGGTGTACCTGTCTCCGCAAACGCCGTTTGTGCAGTCCATGTCCGAGAACATGGCCAAGGCCATGGCGGCGGCCGGCGGCACGGTGAGCACGGTGGTGTACGAGGACAAGAAGGCCAGCTACCGCACCGAGGTCGACAAGGCGCTGGCCGGCAAGCCCGACATGCTGGTGCTGGGCGGCTATGTCGCCGATACGGCGGTGCTGGTCAAGGACATCTATCGCGCGGGCTACCAAGGCAAGATGCTGTCCTACGCCTATACCGTCAACAAGCAGTTGATCGACTCGGTGCCCAAGGACACCGTGGAAGGCATCTACACCATCGCGCCGTCGCCGGCGGCCGACGGCACGGCCTACGCGCGCCTGAAGAAGATCGTCAATTCCGACAGCCCCGATCCGTATACCGCCCAGGCCTACGACCACGCCGACCTGGTGCTGATGGCGATGGCCCAGGCCAGGAACGCCTCGGGCACGGCCATCAGGGATGCGATCCGCAAGCTCGCCGCGGATGGCGGCCAGCGCGTGGACAACGCGGCCGCGGGCATCAAGATCCTGGCGGCCGGCGGCAGCGTCGACTACGTGGGCGCCAGCGGCCCCTGCCGCTTCACGGATATCGGCGATGTGGCGGAAGCCAGCTTCCGCTACGAACAGGTCAGGAACGGCAAGCCCACGCTGCTGAAGATCGCTTGAAGGACAGGCCGTGACGGAGCTGCTGCAAGCGCTGGCCAATGGGATCATCGCCGGCGCCACCATCGCCTTGCCCGCCGTGGGGCTGTCCATGATGTACGCGGTGCTGCGTTTCCCGAATTTCGCGGTGGCCGGCGTGGCCAGCGTGGGCGCCTATTTGGCCTATGTCGCCAATGTGCGCTGGGGGCTGCCGCCGCTGGCGACCCTGCCCGTGGCCTTCGCTGGCGCGGGGCTGGTGGGCCTGGCCTGCGACCGCATCGGCATGCGGCGGCTGCGGCGCGCGCCATCGTCGGATGGCGGCCTGACGGTGGCCATCGTCTCGATCGCCATCATGCTCGCGCTGGAGGCCATCCTGCGTTTCGCCTTCGGCAACGACCTGCGCAGCTTCGACGTGCCCATCATGCGCGACGTCAATGTCGGCGGCATACGGGTCAGCCCGCAGCAGTTCGCCAACCTGGGCGTGGCGGTGGCGGTGACGGCCTGCCTGTTCCTGTACTTCCGCCATACGCGGATGGGCAAGGCCATGCGGGCGGTGGCGGACAATCCCACGCTGGCACGCCTTAAGGGCATCGATCCGGACGTCGTCTCGGCGCTGGCGATATTCCTCGGCATGGGCCTGGCCGGGGTGGGCGGCGCGCTGCTGGGCATCGACACCAGTATCGACCCGCTGACGGGCAGCCGTTTCCTGCTGACCTTCTTCGCCGCCAGCGTGCTGGGCGGTCTGGCCAGCCCGGCGGGCGCGGTGATCGGCGCGGTGGCGATCGGCGTGGCCGAGGAAGTCGCCCTGATCTGGCTGCCGCCCACCTATCGCAGCGCGGTGGGTTTCGTGGCGATCTTCCTGTTCCTGACCTTCCGCCCCCAGGGGCTGATGGGCCGCCGCTAAAAGGTACCGCCTATGCTTTCCTATCTGGCGTTCTCGCTTACCCTGGCCGCCGTGTACTGCCTGCTGGCCCTGGGCCTGACGGTGATCTGGGGCTATACCGGCATGGTCAACCTGGGCATCGTCGGCTTTTTCGCGGTGGGGGCCTACGCCTCGGCGATCGCCACCACGCAATGGGGCCTGCCCATACCGGCCGGCTGGATCCTGGGCGCGGCGGCCGCCGGCGTGGCGGGGGTGATACTGACGCACGCCACGCGCGGACTGCGCGGCGATTACCTGGCCATCGTCACGCTGGGCTTCGCGGAAACCATGCGCCTGGTGGCCCTGAACGAGAACTGGCTGACCAAGGGCGCCGAGGGCATTTCCGGCATACCGGGCCCGATGAAGGCCGCGCTGGGACCGTGGTTCAACACGGCCTACCTGCTGGCGGCATGGCTGATCGCCGCACTGGCGGCATGGATGCTGGCGCGGCTGGCCGCCAGTCCCTACGGCCGTGTCCTGCGCGCGATCCGCGACGATGACGTGGTGGCCCTGGTCGCCGGCAAGCCCGTGTCGCGCTACAAGGTGGCGGCCTTCGCCATCGGTACCGCGCTGGCAGGCCTGGCCGGCGCGCTCTACGCCCATTTCACGTCGTATATCGCTCCGGACCTGGTGGCGCCGCTGCTCACCATCTATGTCTTCCTGGCGGCCACGGCGGGCGGCAACAGCCGTCCCATGGGCGCCGTGGTGGGGGCACTGCTGGTCATGGCCTTGCTGGAAGGCACGCGCATGCTGGCGGAATTCACCTCGGCGCTATCGGCGGTGCAGGCGGCCGCGCTGCGCGATTTCGTCATCGCGGCCGCCCTGGTCGCGCTATTGCAATTCCGCCCGCAAGGCATCCTGCCGGAACGCGTGCGTCCCGCGGGCCTTCCTCCCACTGACCGTGCATAGGTAGCCATATGGAATCGAGAACCCTGCAATTGCTGCATCAAGCCTGCGGCGCCGTCGCCGCGCGCGGCGGCCGGGAAGCGCTGTACCGCGCCCTGGACCATGCGCTGGGCGAGCTGGTGGGCCATCGGCTGTTCACCATCCTGTATACGTCTCCGGACGCCCAGCAGGTCATCCGCCTGTACAGCAATCAGCCCGGCGCCTATCCCGTCAGCGGCGCCAAGAAAATGGGGCCCACGCCCTGGGGC is from Bordetella bronchialis and encodes:
- a CDS encoding ABC transporter substrate-binding protein, producing the protein MPHITQRRRFLKLAAAGAALGAQPAILRGAYAQSGDPIMLGALSPLSGSGAQYGPPMQQAIAAVVEEVNAGGGVLGRPVKLVREDCQTNPEAAVRAARKLIDVDKVVAIIGVWSSPVTQAVAPLCWESRTVIACASGADNLTHLPHQGYLFRTQPTTTLQGRKFGEFALEQGARKVVYLSPQTPFVQSMSENMAKAMAAAGGTVSTVVYEDKKASYRTEVDKALAGKPDMLVLGGYVADTAVLVKDIYRAGYQGKMLSYAYTVNKQLIDSVPKDTVEGIYTIAPSPAADGTAYARLKKIVNSDSPDPYTAQAYDHADLVLMAMAQARNASGTAIRDAIRKLAADGGQRVDNAAAGIKILAAGGSVDYVGASGPCRFTDIGDVAEASFRYEQVRNGKPTLLKIA
- a CDS encoding ABC transporter ATP-binding protein, with the protein product MSGRAVAGAAPLARGAPLLRVRGLAGGYSPSDRIVKGVDLDIEPGELVVVVGPNGAGKSTLLKLIAGLHHLADGGIELEGRRLATHTPLARARAGIGFVPQESNIFGAMTVRENLEMGAYLHGRGEEARIEAMYQRFPVLRDKRRAPAGTLSGGQRQVVAMAMALMGEPRMLLLDEPSAGLSPAACEVLFDTVRELADGGLTILMIEQNALAALDIADRGIVMVSGTKRADRPARALAEDPETRRMFLGGGADDPPA
- a CDS encoding branched-chain amino acid ABC transporter permease, translated to MTELLQALANGIIAGATIALPAVGLSMMYAVLRFPNFAVAGVASVGAYLAYVANVRWGLPPLATLPVAFAGAGLVGLACDRIGMRRLRRAPSSDGGLTVAIVSIAIMLALEAILRFAFGNDLRSFDVPIMRDVNVGGIRVSPQQFANLGVAVAVTACLFLYFRHTRMGKAMRAVADNPTLARLKGIDPDVVSALAIFLGMGLAGVGGALLGIDTSIDPLTGSRFLLTFFAASVLGGLASPAGAVIGAVAIGVAEEVALIWLPPTYRSAVGFVAIFLFLTFRPQGLMGRR
- a CDS encoding branched-chain amino acid ABC transporter permease, yielding MLSYLAFSLTLAAVYCLLALGLTVIWGYTGMVNLGIVGFFAVGAYASAIATTQWGLPIPAGWILGAAAAGVAGVILTHATRGLRGDYLAIVTLGFAETMRLVALNENWLTKGAEGISGIPGPMKAALGPWFNTAYLLAAWLIAALAAWMLARLAASPYGRVLRAIRDDDVVALVAGKPVSRYKVAAFAIGTALAGLAGALYAHFTSYIAPDLVAPLLTIYVFLAATAGGNSRPMGAVVGALLVMALLEGTRMLAEFTSALSAVQAAALRDFVIAAALVALLQFRPQGILPERVRPAGLPPTDRA
- a CDS encoding ABC transporter ATP-binding protein, giving the protein MLNIRQLNVRFGGLRVLNDAAFTVRGQAITGLIGPNGAGKTTLFNCVTGLLPAARGAVEFQERQILGWRADRIARAGLIRTFQLARGFPRMSVFEHLMLYGKDQPGEGLLAACLGGAAARQREQALREQAFQVARRLKLDHVLDHLAVDISGGQKKLLEIGRALMAEPRMLLLDEPMAGVNPTLAREIAGQLARLREDGLTVLLIEHDLELVRLLCDDVVVMAEGAFLTRGRYDDVIADPRVQEAYLGRRHAALAAGAGRPVGASTGGRLSAPGAA